A genomic segment from Solibacillus sp. FSL H8-0538 encodes:
- a CDS encoding NIPSNAP family protein, translated as MVTCYLKYVIDPYKVNEFEEYGKMWIPLVNKLGGTHHGYFLPHEGANNIAYALFTFPSLTAYEEYRVKMALDEECQAAFKFAEETKCILSYERSFMRPVFK; from the coding sequence ATGGTTACATGCTATTTGAAGTATGTCATTGATCCTTATAAAGTAAATGAATTTGAAGAATACGGTAAAATGTGGATTCCACTTGTAAATAAATTAGGTGGTACACATCATGGCTATTTTCTGCCACATGAGGGTGCGAATAATATTGCGTATGCCTTATTCACTTTCCCGAGTTTAACAGCATACGAAGAGTACCGAGTGAAAATGGCATTGGATGAAGAATGTCAAGCAGCATTTAAATTTGCCGAAGAAACTAAATGTATTTTAAGTTATGAGCGAAGCTTTATGCGCCCTGTATTTAAGTGA
- a CDS encoding AraC family transcriptional regulator, translated as MKFKVETLPNYRLAYVRRVGPYGSANIEVMEKLKNWVKEKNLSAMILAIQQDNPETTLPENCRFDACIVISEDYQLDDSICEGELAGGKYLIYEVKHTAEEIQKAYAHIFSALQISGYQIDNKPILERYTEDMVNNHYCEICVPVKLL; from the coding sequence ATGAAGTTTAAAGTTGAAACACTCCCTAACTATCGCTTGGCTTACGTGCGACGAGTTGGTCCGTATGGTTCTGCAAATATTGAAGTAATGGAGAAGTTAAAAAATTGGGTAAAAGAGAAAAATCTTTCGGCAATGATACTTGCAATTCAACAAGATAACCCTGAGACAACACTGCCTGAAAACTGTAGATTTGATGCTTGTATTGTGATTTCAGAGGATTATCAACTGGATGATTCAATTTGTGAAGGTGAACTTGCTGGTGGAAAATACCTTATTTATGAAGTCAAACATACAGCCGAAGAGATTCAAAAAGCATATGCTCATATTTTTTCTGCTCTACAAATAAGTGGATATCAAATTGATAACAAACCCATTTTGGAAAGATATACTGAGGATATGGTAAACAACCATTATTGCGAAATATGTGTACCGGTAAAACTGTTATAG
- a CDS encoding YdeI/OmpD-associated family protein yields MTNSKMNPKVDAFLSKATKWKEEYEQLRNIVFDCELTEEFKWMHPCYTFETKNILLIHGFKEYCALLFHKGALLQDTHGILIQQTENVQAARQIRFTNAQEIVEMETILKAYIIEAIEVEKAGLEVSFKKNTDIIIPEELQTKFDEIPALKTAFEALTPGRQRAYILYFSGAKQSKTRASRVEKYIQPILNGMGLND; encoded by the coding sequence ATGACAAATAGTAAAATGAATCCTAAGGTAGATGCATTTTTAAGTAAAGCGACAAAGTGGAAAGAAGAATATGAGCAGCTGAGAAATATCGTTTTCGACTGTGAGCTGACCGAAGAATTTAAGTGGATGCATCCTTGTTACACGTTTGAGACAAAAAACATCTTGTTAATACATGGATTTAAAGAATACTGTGCCCTTCTGTTTCACAAAGGTGCCTTGTTACAGGATACGCATGGCATTCTAATCCAACAAACAGAAAATGTACAGGCAGCACGCCAAATTCGGTTCACCAATGCTCAAGAAATCGTTGAAATGGAGACGATTTTGAAAGCCTATATTATTGAAGCCATTGAAGTTGAAAAAGCCGGTTTAGAAGTGAGTTTTAAAAAGAATACAGATATCATAATTCCGGAAGAACTTCAAACGAAATTCGATGAAATCCCCGCCTTGAAAACGGCTTTTGAAGCCTTGACACCGGGAAGACAAAGAGCATATATTCTTTATTTTTCGGGGGCTAAACAATCCAAAACCCGAGCGTCCAGGGTTGAAAAATATATACAGCCAATTCTCAATGGAATGGGCTTAAATGATTAG
- a CDS encoding ABC transporter ATP-binding protein/permease codes for MIQINNLSKRYDHSLILDDTSFTFPSKGLVCLLGASGSGKSTLLNMVAGFDSDYSGDITVWGTSISKMNADELCAYRRENIGFIFQNYHLLSGYTVLENILLSCELNTASEEENSENAKELLNKLGLSQKTDEKIENLSGGQKQRVAIARALISNPRIILADEPTGALDRKNSNEIMELLKEISKDRLVIVITHDQKICSLADEVIHIENGKMIAKETDIQPALTSNNKLSINNPIKIAAFKRGLKNFKVNITRYMAVSLAISIGILVFMLSLSSGNIMDKNISDFQDKNTAFNNGYIKGEDDGTVIDLLKSDERIENVYYQYKITDVTLKLGDKTEALAEKYPMAKATEKMSYGAMPKIGKKEIALSPSLAKKFENDISSLIGKEVTLNYAGQEYTLTISGIFNAGYDDFFVSSYIEQEFYQNVKNEKNYSISYDVKNFEDIVPVSQMLTDKKVDSKTAAKEVEVLQNTFNNLSRLFLIVSILILAIGLLISTVLLIKLQNSRYKEIGLLSALGFNKGTIRKIIISENLLLAAMSAISQAVLIGCTYLVGLIFNWALIITPFQIVLSILSTGVVVIGMSMIASHKLIQTEPAVALRK; via the coding sequence GTGATACAGATCAATAACCTTTCAAAGCGATATGATCATTCTCTTATTCTCGATGATACAAGTTTTACCTTTCCGAGCAAAGGACTTGTTTGCCTTTTAGGGGCATCGGGTTCCGGGAAAAGCACGCTGCTTAACATGGTTGCCGGCTTCGACAGCGATTACAGCGGTGATATTACGGTTTGGGGTACTTCAATCAGCAAAATGAATGCCGATGAATTGTGTGCGTATCGCAGAGAAAATATCGGGTTTATCTTTCAAAACTACCATCTTTTAAGCGGATATACCGTTCTTGAAAACATCTTGCTTTCTTGTGAGCTAAATACTGCAAGTGAAGAAGAAAATAGTGAAAATGCCAAAGAACTGCTAAATAAACTGGGCTTATCACAAAAGACTGATGAAAAAATCGAAAATCTTTCGGGTGGTCAAAAGCAACGAGTGGCGATTGCAAGAGCGTTGATTAGTAATCCTCGTATCATCTTGGCGGATGAGCCGACAGGAGCATTAGACCGTAAGAACTCGAATGAAATTATGGAACTTTTAAAAGAGATTTCAAAAGACCGTTTGGTGATTGTCATTACGCATGATCAAAAGATTTGTAGCTTGGCAGATGAAGTCATTCACATTGAAAACGGCAAAATGATTGCTAAAGAGACCGACATTCAACCAGCTCTTACTAGTAATAATAAACTCAGTATCAATAACCCGATTAAAATAGCTGCGTTCAAGCGAGGGCTTAAGAACTTCAAAGTGAATATTACACGCTATATGGCTGTCAGTTTGGCAATTTCCATTGGTATCCTTGTATTTATGTTGTCTTTATCTTCTGGGAATATAATGGACAAGAATATTTCGGATTTTCAAGATAAAAACACTGCCTTTAACAACGGTTATATTAAAGGTGAGGATGATGGAACAGTTATTGACTTGTTGAAATCCGATGAGCGTATCGAAAATGTGTATTATCAATACAAAATAACGGATGTAACGTTAAAGTTGGGCGATAAAACGGAAGCTTTAGCAGAAAAATACCCAATGGCAAAGGCTACTGAAAAGATGTCATATGGTGCTATGCCCAAAATAGGTAAAAAGGAAATAGCACTTAGTCCGAGCCTCGCTAAAAAATTTGAAAATGATATTAGTAGTTTGATTGGTAAAGAAGTTACCTTAAATTATGCGGGTCAAGAATACACGCTTACGATAAGCGGTATTTTCAATGCAGGGTACGATGATTTCTTTGTAAGCTCCTATATCGAACAGGAATTTTACCAAAATGTGAAAAACGAAAAAAACTACTCAATCAGTTATGATGTAAAGAACTTTGAAGATATTGTGCCAGTTAGTCAAATGCTTACTGATAAAAAAGTCGACAGTAAAACTGCAGCCAAAGAAGTAGAAGTTTTGCAAAATACATTTAACAATCTTAGCCGTTTGTTCTTAATCGTTTCTATTTTAATCTTAGCAATTGGTTTGTTGATCAGTACCGTATTACTGATCAAACTGCAAAATTCAAGATACAAGGAAATAGGGCTGCTGTCCGCTTTGGGCTTTAATAAAGGTACCATACGGAAAATAATTATCAGTGAAAATTTACTTTTAGCAGCCATGTCAGCTATTTCTCAAGCTGTCCTCATTGGCTGTACGTATTTAGTCGGCCTGATTTTCAATTGGGCTTTGATCATCACCCCATTCCAAATCGTACTATCAATCCTTTCCACAGGTGTTGTTGTTATTGGAATGAGCATGATCGCGAGCCACAAGTTAATTCAGACAGAGCCTGCTGTCGCGTTGAGAAAGTAA
- a CDS encoding alpha/beta fold hydrolase, whose translation MLKNTQEVIHIREFLTINHNKIEVFQKGTNGTPIIILTGMGCSFDEWYDVTESLSKSNRVVLFHRPGLGASEIRQEVRNTQAVVNELNELMLLLGILEPVIVVGHSYGGLCTQHFVKVHPRKVAGIVLVDSTSVDLKVLDELDIPVLNGGSTDEVWAEKCGSYSLMTQEELRKIINPTLTIKQKQFPLDVQQRLLDFQINPHLYKAMHSEITNWKKDADTIKNLGEFPNVPLIVIGRDKEHTIRLGTEDGLPEAELRLFEETWQELITDQVKLSQNSKLIVAKDASHSIHMDRPDILIESITCLVNDPSF comes from the coding sequence ATGTTAAAAAATACGCAAGAGGTGATTCATATTAGAGAATTTCTAACAATTAATCATAATAAGATTGAGGTTTTTCAAAAAGGAACAAATGGTACGCCAATCATTATCCTTACAGGGATGGGTTGCTCATTTGATGAGTGGTACGATGTTACGGAGTCATTAAGTAAATCAAATCGAGTAGTACTGTTTCATAGACCTGGGCTAGGTGCGAGTGAAATTCGACAGGAAGTCCGTAATACACAGGCGGTCGTAAACGAATTAAATGAGTTGATGCTTCTACTTGGCATACTTGAACCCGTGATAGTAGTTGGTCATTCCTATGGTGGTTTATGTACCCAGCATTTTGTGAAAGTGCATCCTAGAAAGGTGGCAGGAATCGTATTAGTAGATTCAACTTCTGTTGACTTAAAGGTCTTAGACGAGTTGGATATACCCGTTTTGAATGGAGGTTCAACTGATGAGGTTTGGGCGGAAAAATGTGGTTCTTATTCTTTAATGACACAGGAAGAATTAAGAAAAATCATTAATCCCACGCTTACAATAAAACAAAAACAATTCCCTTTGGATGTCCAACAACGTTTACTAGATTTCCAGATTAATCCTCATTTATACAAAGCAATGCATTCTGAAATTACCAACTGGAAGAAAGACGCAGATACGATCAAGAACCTAGGGGAATTTCCTAATGTACCTTTAATTGTAATTGGTCGTGATAAAGAACATACCATTAGGTTAGGCACGGAGGATGGCTTACCAGAGGCGGAGTTACGGTTATTTGAAGAAACATGGCAAGAACTAATTACGGACCAAGTAAAGCTTTCTCAAAATAGTAAATTGATAGTAGCGAAAGATGCAAGTCATTCCATACATATGGATAGACCAGATATTTTGATTGAATCAATAACTTGCCTGGTTAACGATCCTTCCTTCTAA
- a CDS encoding Abi family protein, giving the protein MKPFKTHRQQLAILRARGLKINNGSKALRILENESYYAVINGYKDFFLVKDAIAKNKIPETYIPNATFEEIYELYSFDRDLRNTLLEYLLKFESNIKSKIAYRFSEKYKEPHAYLILKNYTRHQTKLKDVLSLISTISNTISKNGKKKGSIAHYLDKHDGVPLWVLVNYLTIGNMQYFYSCLDNSLQNTIAKDFAISYKRDYGNVIHYTPDMLESTLKTVTYFRNVCAHEERLYNFKLHKPAPSADIAKALSLGIHLLDKGNIFTVLSFLKLVLPKKEHQKMIKNITKIICTYSPKFNSISFDAILLEMGLVDKWNELI; this is encoded by the coding sequence TTGAAACCATTTAAAACTCATCGCCAACAATTAGCAATTTTAAGAGCTAGGGGTCTTAAAATAAACAATGGCTCTAAAGCGTTACGTATCCTTGAAAATGAAAGCTATTATGCTGTAATAAACGGCTACAAGGACTTTTTTTTAGTAAAGGATGCGATAGCGAAAAATAAAATACCCGAAACTTACATACCTAATGCTACATTTGAAGAAATCTATGAATTATATAGTTTCGATAGAGATTTGAGAAATACTCTATTAGAATACCTTTTAAAATTTGAATCTAATATAAAATCAAAAATTGCCTATCGTTTTTCTGAAAAATACAAAGAACCACATGCGTATTTAATTTTAAAAAACTATACGCGCCATCAAACTAAATTAAAAGACGTTTTAAGTTTAATTTCCACCATCTCAAATACTATTTCAAAAAATGGAAAGAAAAAAGGATCGATTGCGCATTATTTGGACAAACATGATGGTGTACCTTTGTGGGTGCTAGTAAACTATTTGACAATTGGAAACATGCAGTATTTCTACAGTTGCCTCGACAACTCGCTACAGAATACCATCGCTAAAGATTTTGCTATTTCTTATAAACGCGATTATGGGAACGTAATTCACTATACACCGGATATGTTAGAAAGCACTTTGAAAACTGTAACGTATTTTAGAAATGTATGTGCTCACGAAGAGCGTCTTTATAATTTCAAATTACATAAGCCTGCTCCTTCTGCGGATATCGCCAAAGCCTTATCTCTTGGAATTCATTTACTAGATAAAGGGAATATTTTTACGGTACTATCCTTTTTGAAACTCGTATTGCCTAAAAAGGAACATCAGAAAATGATTAAAAATATTACTAAGATAATTTGTACTTACTCACCTAAGTTTAATTCCATTAGTTTCGACGCTATTCTGTTAGAAATGGGATTAGTGGACAAATGGAACGAATTAATATAA
- a CDS encoding ABC transporter ATP-binding protein: MTLFTIDNVRKTFTNGEVSEEILKGINLTLREGEITALVGASGSGKSTLLTIAAGLQPSSDGQVRFEGNNMTAMSAEQVRKVRASKFGFVFQFAHLVPFLTVEEQLLLMLDVSESKLKKHEKNKEVNRILQLVGMDHRKQAYPSSLSGGEKQRVAIARAIIHKPKVLFADEPTASLDSKRSKDVMMLIRDLTKTLNITTLMVTHDEEMLSYADQIIKMSDGLIVQNVD; this comes from the coding sequence ATGACGCTATTTACAATTGATAATGTTCGAAAAACGTTTACGAACGGAGAAGTATCGGAAGAAATACTAAAAGGAATCAACCTTACCCTTAGAGAAGGTGAAATTACCGCATTAGTGGGTGCATCAGGCTCTGGTAAAAGTACACTCCTTACAATCGCTGCGGGACTTCAACCGTCATCCGATGGGCAAGTTCGATTCGAAGGCAATAATATGACTGCCATGAGTGCAGAGCAAGTTCGAAAAGTACGCGCAAGTAAATTTGGCTTTGTTTTTCAATTTGCACACCTGGTTCCTTTCCTTACTGTAGAAGAACAACTACTGCTAATGCTAGACGTTTCTGAATCGAAATTAAAGAAACACGAAAAAAACAAGGAAGTGAATCGCATCCTCCAATTAGTTGGAATGGACCATCGAAAACAGGCCTACCCTTCTTCATTGTCAGGTGGGGAGAAACAACGGGTGGCTATTGCCCGCGCAATAATTCATAAACCGAAAGTTCTTTTCGCCGATGAACCCACGGCAAGTTTAGATTCCAAGCGCTCGAAAGATGTGATGATGTTGATCAGAGATTTAACGAAAACACTAAACATTACTACGCTAATGGTGACACATGATGAAGAAATGCTCTCTTATGCGGATCAAATCATCAAAATGAGCGATGGTCTAATTGTGCAAAATGTAGATTAA
- a CDS encoding alpha/beta fold hydrolase, with product MGYFVTVEPGVRIYVEDVNQEGNKTILFIHGWPLNHKQFEYQFNVLPAMGYRCIGIDWRGFGNSDKPFNGYSFDRLADDIHAVVEALQLKDFTLAGHSTGGAISIRYMARYKGYGVSKLVLIDAQSPSSVQEEVANTFITETLNDRPNMLLGLTDTFFFQYITVPLSDWFFQLGLQAAGWSTAAVMMSLRDENVYNDLGKILVPTLIIHGIHDKVVPFKNAQETNKLIRNSQLVPFQYSGHAPFYEERDKFNQLLIQFIG from the coding sequence ATAGGATACTTTGTTACAGTGGAACCTGGTGTAAGAATATATGTAGAGGATGTAAACCAGGAGGGAAATAAAACCATTCTATTTATACACGGTTGGCCATTAAACCATAAGCAGTTTGAATATCAGTTTAATGTTCTTCCAGCAATGGGATATCGATGTATAGGGATTGACTGGAGGGGTTTCGGTAATTCGGATAAACCATTCAATGGCTACAGTTTTGACAGATTGGCAGATGATATCCATGCAGTAGTAGAGGCGTTGCAGTTAAAAGACTTCACACTAGCTGGACACTCCACAGGAGGCGCGATCTCAATTCGATATATGGCTCGATATAAAGGTTATGGCGTTTCAAAACTTGTCCTAATAGACGCTCAATCTCCGTCTAGTGTACAAGAAGAAGTAGCAAATACGTTCATTACAGAAACACTTAATGATCGTCCTAATATGTTGCTGGGACTAACGGACACTTTCTTCTTCCAGTATATTACTGTGCCATTATCTGATTGGTTCTTTCAGCTAGGCTTACAAGCTGCGGGTTGGTCGACTGCTGCGGTCATGATGTCATTAAGAGATGAGAATGTGTACAATGATCTTGGCAAAATATTAGTCCCTACGCTAATTATTCACGGCATACATGATAAAGTTGTTCCTTTTAAAAATGCACAAGAAACAAACAAATTAATAAGAAATTCACAGCTCGTCCCATTTCAATACAGCGGCCATGCTCCTTTCTATGAAGAACGTGACAAGTTCAACCAGCTACTAATCCAATTTATTGGATGA
- a CDS encoding RNA helicase — protein sequence MGKLIYYIDKGNGNFEPFVEYSSEHVGADEFYARQLCTYFIYRGTQYERTSNEMENGHNVIVVKELGRNLPGEHERSYHGEGIHLEFRSPNEKENYRLISRMPCNTHFDVMHYLLKDIVDIPMVGQMLVTSNEIDEDRGAYVLYVTDLEGA from the coding sequence TTGGGAAAATTGATTTATTACATAGATAAAGGGAACGGAAACTTTGAGCCCTTTGTTGAATATTCAAGTGAACATGTAGGCGCCGATGAATTTTATGCCCGCCAACTTTGTACATATTTCATCTACCGAGGGACTCAATATGAACGTACGTCGAATGAGATGGAAAACGGACATAATGTGATTGTTGTTAAAGAACTTGGCCGTAACTTACCTGGTGAGCATGAGCGTAGTTATCATGGAGAAGGGATTCACCTTGAATTCCGCAGCCCGAATGAAAAAGAAAACTATCGTTTAATTTCACGAATGCCCTGCAATACCCATTTTGATGTTATGCATTATTTATTAAAAGATATTGTAGACATTCCAATGGTTGGTCAAATGCTCGTAACGTCGAATGAAATCGACGAAGATCGAGGCGCTTATGTTCTTTATGTAACCGATTTAGAAGGGGCTTAA
- a CDS encoding transposase, translating into MAPSFIANMLKGISAGKLFIEFPALISTCGKGRLWANSFYLEMIGAISEDAIETFLLKKGKVNRRLNLFYYQIRTC; encoded by the coding sequence ATAGCGCCATCTTTCATTGCTAACATGTTGAAGGGTATTTCTGCTGGAAAATTATTTATTGAATTTCCAGCACTTATATCCACATGCGGGAAAGGTCGTTTATGGGCAAATAGCTTTTACCTAGAAATGATTGGTGCAATTTCAGAAGATGCGATTGAAACGTTTCTTCTAAAGAAGGGAAAGGTGAATAGACGACTGAATCTTTTTTATTATCAAATCCGTACATGTTAG
- a CDS encoding DUF350 domain-containing protein: MNLYLNFLAYLGVGVGLLVIGMLLFALSTPKINEFKLIAEKNVSASLLLGGKVLGLAFVLGSAAEYSVSIMDMVVWGLIGMLAQVIVFFLAEVITIRFSIQKAIEEDNRAIGTLLMTLSLAVGWIVAKCLTY, from the coding sequence GTGAATTTATATCTTAATTTTTTAGCTTATCTTGGTGTAGGCGTTGGGTTATTAGTAATTGGTATGTTGTTATTTGCACTTAGCACACCAAAAATTAATGAATTCAAATTAATTGCAGAAAAAAATGTATCAGCTTCGTTATTACTAGGCGGTAAAGTCTTAGGGTTAGCCTTTGTACTTGGTTCTGCTGCGGAATATTCTGTTTCGATTATGGATATGGTTGTTTGGGGCTTGATTGGCATGCTGGCACAGGTTATTGTATTTTTCTTAGCGGAAGTTATAACGATTCGCTTTAGCATTCAAAAAGCAATTGAAGAAGATAACCGTGCAATTGGCACACTTTTAATGACACTTTCATTAGCAGTAGGCTGGATTGTGGCGAAGTGTCTTACTTATTAA
- a CDS encoding glutathionylspermidine synthase family protein has protein sequence MYQTKRQQFYDTIEGFWANLYDEEYALYDIKYMTAEEVAHVRLASERIGAIYFKTVTLLRNVPDETLLEMGYPKETLSFIRLQTLPVPSVISRLDLIPYKGSYKCIEINSDTPTFIKELFSVNAAVCAEFNASNPNEQMDELLKRAVQTSLKVSSGQPDPHIVFTAHEANVEDYNTVLYLMEGIPNATFTPLHQLKIRQGVGLFDENDKQIDILYRQTFPIENLIQDTDAEGNAIGLWLLELVEQKKLVILNPPEAFLLQNKAVQAIIWGLHEEKNPFFTSIEHEWIDEYFLPTYFEAIPFIEQNISYVKKPSFGREGDTVEIFNGSGNLLLEDNQKSYRQYTPIYQRFIEQPKTQFQSNKGVQHGQLLIGSFLLNGKAGAIGYRVGGQITNNLSYYLPLGIK, from the coding sequence ATGTATCAGACGAAACGACAACAATTTTACGATACGATTGAGGGCTTTTGGGCGAACCTTTACGATGAAGAATATGCACTCTATGATATTAAGTATATGACAGCAGAAGAAGTCGCTCATGTTCGCCTTGCTAGTGAGCGAATTGGCGCGATCTATTTCAAAACGGTTACTTTGCTACGTAATGTTCCCGATGAAACCTTACTTGAAATGGGTTATCCAAAGGAAACGCTCTCTTTTATTCGCTTGCAGACTTTACCGGTGCCAAGTGTTATTTCCCGATTAGACCTTATTCCTTACAAGGGCAGTTACAAATGTATCGAAATCAATTCAGATACACCCACTTTTATTAAAGAGTTGTTTTCCGTAAATGCTGCGGTATGCGCTGAATTTAATGCTAGTAATCCTAATGAACAGATGGATGAATTATTGAAAAGGGCAGTACAAACGAGCTTGAAAGTAAGTTCTGGTCAGCCAGATCCACATATTGTTTTTACGGCTCATGAAGCTAATGTAGAAGACTATAATACTGTTTTATATTTGATGGAAGGGATACCAAATGCTACGTTTACGCCACTTCACCAGCTCAAAATTCGCCAAGGTGTGGGGCTCTTTGATGAAAACGATAAACAAATTGATATTTTATATCGCCAAACGTTTCCTATTGAGAACTTAATCCAGGACACGGACGCAGAAGGTAATGCAATTGGATTGTGGTTGTTAGAGTTAGTCGAGCAGAAGAAATTAGTCATTCTAAATCCACCTGAAGCCTTTTTACTTCAAAATAAAGCGGTGCAAGCTATCATATGGGGCTTGCACGAAGAAAAAAATCCTTTCTTTACGAGTATTGAGCATGAATGGATTGATGAATATTTCCTTCCTACATATTTTGAAGCAATTCCATTTATTGAGCAGAATATTTCATACGTTAAAAAGCCATCGTTTGGACGAGAAGGCGATACGGTTGAAATCTTTAATGGCTCCGGTAATTTACTGTTAGAGGATAATCAGAAGTCGTATCGTCAATACACGCCAATCTATCAGCGCTTTATTGAACAACCCAAAACGCAATTCCAGAGTAACAAGGGCGTTCAACACGGACAATTGCTTATAGGTAGCTTTTTGTTGAATGGCAAGGCGGGGGCGATAGGGTATCGCGTAGGCGGTCAAATTACAAATAACCTTTCGTATTATTTGCCATTAGGAATAAAGTAA
- a CDS encoding ABC transporter permease produces MNLAWKDIKKNKVKFLILGSIVFLVSLLTFIISGLANGLSQDNAALIKDLPEGQFYMSADADETYTLSRIDRSIQDELLTNQKDAVAFSIQMGFVNDASDKQQGVAFVTSTDSKLFENVKPGEILLDSSLKEAGIKVGDTLTNNQFSGEFVVKGFVDQKKYSHAPVAYISMEDYKEMYRVEAMQLVFVPDGDVSHEIDGLQSFSTKEFLGTNPSYSAEQMSLNMIIWFLVVISGMLFAIFFYMMNVQKIGLYGILKAIGLKTSTLFKMIWTQMLVITVISLILSVTLSQVFNMIAPKGMPFSLTFETTTQLSIVFLVIGFIGATLSGIQIKKIEPLQAIQQGEA; encoded by the coding sequence ATGAACCTCGCTTGGAAAGATATTAAGAAAAATAAAGTAAAATTTTTGATTTTAGGTTCCATTGTATTTCTCGTTAGTTTACTAACTTTTATTATTTCTGGTTTGGCAAATGGCTTATCACAAGACAATGCTGCCCTCATTAAAGATTTACCCGAAGGACAATTTTATATGAGTGCAGACGCAGATGAAACATATACTCTGTCAAGAATCGATCGTAGTATCCAAGATGAACTATTAACCAATCAAAAGGATGCTGTCGCGTTCTCAATTCAAATGGGCTTTGTAAATGATGCGTCGGATAAGCAGCAAGGCGTAGCTTTTGTGACCTCTACTGATTCAAAGTTATTTGAAAATGTGAAACCTGGGGAAATACTATTAGATAGCTCATTGAAGGAAGCAGGTATAAAAGTAGGCGATACCTTAACGAACAATCAATTTAGTGGCGAGTTTGTTGTAAAGGGCTTTGTCGATCAAAAGAAATACAGTCATGCCCCTGTTGCTTATATTAGTATGGAGGATTACAAAGAAATGTACCGCGTGGAAGCAATGCAACTTGTTTTCGTGCCGGATGGGGATGTTTCACATGAAATTGATGGATTACAGTCATTTTCTACTAAAGAGTTCCTAGGTACAAACCCAAGTTATAGCGCAGAACAGATGTCTTTAAATATGATTATTTGGTTTTTAGTCGTCATTAGTGGCATGTTGTTTGCAATCTTCTTCTACATGATGAACGTTCAAAAAATTGGGTTATACGGTATTTTAAAAGCAATTGGGTTAAAAACAAGTACGTTATTCAAAATGATTTGGACGCAAATGCTGGTTATTACCGTCATTTCACTGATTCTGTCGGTTACACTCAGTCAAGTTTTCAATATGATTGCACCAAAAGGAATGCCTTTTAGTTTAACCTTTGAAACAACGACGCAATTGTCCATCGTTTTCTTAGTTATCGGATTTATCGGCGCGACACTCTCAGGTATACAAATCAAAAAAATCGAACCATTACAAGCGATACAGCAAGGAGAGGCTTAA
- a CDS encoding ATP-binding protein — protein MYCFVGGERLGLSIVKTMVEKHKGTISVASKLNVGTIFEVNLPRK, from the coding sequence ATGTATTGTTTTGTTGGTGGAGAAAGGTTAGGCTTATCAATCGTGAAAACAATGGTTGAAAAACACAAAGGCACGATAAGTGTGGCCAGCAAATTGAACGTTGGCACAATATTTGAAGTGAATTTACCAAGAAAATAA